The Polyodon spathula isolate WHYD16114869_AA chromosome 21, ASM1765450v1, whole genome shotgun sequence genome contains the following window.
TGCAGGTCCTCGGATAAATAGTATTCCTCCTGCACAACAGATGGTGCATTTCGCTTAAGTGTGTCCGAGTCTTTTGCCATTTTTGCTGGGATTTCGCAGTTTTCTTTGGCCTCGAGAATCACAGATTGATACAGGTGAGGGTGCTTCATGCCCGCTTGGGTACATCTCCTCTTCCTTTTGTTTTCCACTATCTTGCTCAGTTTTTCTATGACCTGGATGAGAGAGTCagtagctttttgtttttgtttgccatcGTTGTCCTGCAACCGGGAGCCCACAACACTGTCAGGTATTAGAACTGCTTCTTGCCCCCTGCTGTGTGGCACCAGGACAGCAATACTGCTGCCCTCCTCCATACCTGAAGTACAAGAGCAATGAACATAGTATTAAAGTGTAAAATTTCACTaccttttcatatactgtatatacaaatacCTCAAGCATATAAGAATGTTATCTATTTTACTTTTAATAGACTACAATAAATCTCAGGGTTGGCaattttttagattaaaaaaaagattttattcaaatcaatgtttttggttatttatttttgattatgcAATTTTTTGTAGTAGTATCCTAGTTCTAGCTATACACTGCTTCCAAAatgtaaatttaaggatgttggaaatggtggtttgtgaatagatacataccaaactaaattactcaatcttaaatgaatacataaataaagcaatttatcattgtggcatcctctaaatgtgagctacaagaatttagcgattgagtacgccagagaaaaatccCCCTCACTCATCCTAGCCATTCTTTTCTTTAACTTttctttcctctttctgtgtcagtccacacacacacgcagttgttacttaggactactgtgcttttatagtgtgttcagttgttaaaGTTTCTTATTGCACCACTAAAAACCCACTTTCAGCAGGTCTaactcaattgtctatttgggacagAATCAGAATCGCTTCGGCGAATATATTAATGGTGGGGCAGGAACTCTAAAAGGGCAAGACAAGGCAAATCTTCAGAATACCACATGATCAGAATACAGCTctaagagttttagtttatagacaggaagagtttaagatgtttgtgtcaataaaaggtttttaaaacatacttttcatgtcttttcctcgagaaactatataaaataggtagtaaatctttttttttgtttttttccttaaaaaatcaagtgatttaaatcGACTTGATTTAAATCAGCTAACTCTGctaaatctatctatctagttTCTGGATGCACTCTATAGAATGATTGCATCAACTCACAACTGCATCTGAGAGCGGTATCTTATTCATTTGCTTCGCTGGTACTTGAGCAGATTGTTTTAGTACACTTACAAAATGGGAGAGGAATGTTTTAGCAAGTTTAAATGACACACTTTGTTATTGTTAGTTTTGCTTCCTGTCCTAAACATCCCAACTGAATTTGacaatttcaatatttcattgGGGGTACTGCTCAGGATCAAGACAGAAGAAAATGGAAATCTTTGAAGGTTTGTAAAGATGCCAAGAACTTTACATTTTGGCAGAAAGAAAATGTCAAGTGCTCACCcacagaagaaaataataataaaaaataaaaaaaatttaacaggATGTACCTTGACCTGAATGACTAAGCATCTAACCCCAGCACATAGGTGTCCAAATCTTCAAACAGCCTTACTTGCTACACTTGTTCTCTAGTGTAAAGGGGTGTAGCAGCATGATGCTACTCTATCACAATCATACTACTGTACATCAATTAGGCAATTTAGTATGGGAAAACTTAGTCTCTCCCTCAAAACACTAAATCCTCTTATTTGTACAACCTACCCCACATTGGCAGGTTAATTCGGGTTACAAAATGTTCCAAATCACAGACGTGAACTTTTCAAAGTTATCACAAACTTAAGACACTTTCTTTGCTTTACTTATTCTTGTCCTCCTCATAGGCCATGAATCACATGGGTTTATTTATAACAGGGTTTAAAATTCTCTGTCCCTTAACATTTTACACCAAAGATAAAATACCACTTGAGAATGACAGCACAACAAATGCTTACAGCACACCTTTGGAAGTACAACCTGCAGGGGATAAACAGGTGATACAGTGTGACCACTTCTTATTTTGAATGAGTTTTATGCAGTAGCAAAGGAAAAATaatcaatccccccccccctaaaaTGTTATTGCTACAGAATACATGGACTACCTTTTGGGTACAGTAGATATTTCACAATTCCATCTCTTCGTCAGTCATGCAACCCTGTAGTTATTTTGCTATTTTCCTGCACATTTTTGGATGAACAGGATAAAtgctaaaacacattttagatgcTTTTTACAGCAGCTAGACCCATGGCACCAATAAGCTACAGTATCATACAGTGAACATGCAAAACACATTACtctaaaaaaagaactaaaacacactttaattaaaaaaagtaaacataagTCAGACTAGTCTACACTAACGTGGTCTCACAGTTCTTGTTCCCCTGGCACCTTTAGGTTAAATTGCTAACCTACATGGCTTGTGGTTTAAGCCTGTGGTACATTTCTTACCACGACTAATGTTCAGTTAACctcaaaaatcacacaaaaaaagggAAACTATAGATTGCATAACCGGCTAAAGACCTTTATACTAAAACCACCTCTCAAGCTGTACATGTGAAACAGGGAACTATTGGAAATATATGCATACTTTAATTAAACAGAAGTTTTCCTGTGGCAAATGGGACTAAAATAGCGTGTAACCTAAAACAGCATCGGTATTTGAGTTGGCAAAATCAATCTTACTGGACACTTCGTGTTCAATGATTCGatgattttttgttttcctaaattgcagaatacatagcaaagggtacattttaaaatatgttttacgaCAATATGcatcgattttatttatttatttattttggggggggggggggggggggggggggggggttacacatCCAATTCCAATAAGGGGGGGGGTTGCATAACTTTTCATCGTAAAACGAGCACACAGTATCTCTCGCTATATTCACAAAGATAGCGCTGAATGCTTGTTTTGTTATCTGGACGCATGGAGCCTCTGAGAAATGCAAATGGGGAAGGGGGCAGAACAAAATCGTGACAGCTGGTTAGTgtatctccacacacacacacacacacacacacacacacacacacacacacacacacacacacacacacacacacacacacgagtcaGGTACATTCACACTGAGTCCACGCAGCTCGCTTCTCCGTTTATTGAGTGAATCAGGATCATAGGATGTTTATGTTTAGAGTCAATACTTACTGGTCCAGTAAAGTAATTCTTGCTGCTCTTTGGCCTCCGTAAATTAAAGACTTTGATCCTTTCCCTCTGCAGTAAATCAGACTGCTTTCACACTGCGCTTAAAATGGCCGAGATGGAGCGCTAGTCACGTGATCCGCTCTTCGACGGGTCAGGTGATCAGAAAGGAATGGGTTGTCACTGCCCCGGCCTCTATTTGGGCATCAAACGCTTTCCAATGTACTCTTTTGCATTCGTTAAtttcattaagttttttttttcataatctgTAATTACAGTCCCAGGGGTGAAAACTTGGCGCTATGATTCCAGTGCGAGGACACCTCATATAGCGCTATCAACATTACATTATGTATCCAATAGACAggtttaattttattgtatttatttatttttatcccttAGCAACGATAAATGAAGATAGTTTTTAATTGGGTTTGGATTACTCACATGACCCATCCGCCAACACAGGACATACGCtttgtgtgtagtgtgttgtgAGGGGAGCCGGGCTTGATTAATATGgtgtttgataatttagcaccgtAGGCTCACTgtgatgctaaactttcaaaacagttcagcacCAATTTCGAAAATTATTCCTTCGGGCGAGGCAATGCATTCaccagtgtttgtattattaacgACACAGTACAAGTACTGTTTGTCTTTTCGTAACATCTGAACTGTAACGATAACGACAGGGTTGAAGCTTGCAAATCAGAATGTTAAGGTATGGAGGGACAATATGTACCTTTCTGTGTTGTACATTTCTCTGGTGCAGTGGCACCATCTAGTGCACTGAATATTACTGACTCTGAAACCCCTCGAAGTTTAGGGAATCCGGGCATACAAACTAGGTCACTgtataatggttacatttaaatacaaatataccacACCCCTGAACAGTGAAATAATACaggtgctgtattattattattattattattattattattattattattaataataataataataataataataataataataataataataataataataataaaccacccCTCTAACGCAAGTGGAAAAGGTTTAATCTAAAGCCTTCATCAAAACACTGATAAAGGGATTTTATAAATAAATCGGTATTTATGCATATGATAAAGCTTATTACTCAGTTTGACCTATGCTAGAATTATATGTTCtttaattatatttgaattatacaTTTACTTCATTGCTTCatgtgaaatgtacattatttcttAACAAATGATCTTTATCTCTTATATTGCTTAACATGAGCAGTATTCCAGCAGTTTCAGGTTTGAGTCATAGCATATTAACTCTGTCAatataaacaaaactgtaaattcCGCAAGGGTTACGCATTCCACATGTCGATAATCACTCACCGTAAACAGTCGCATCAGCATTCAGTGTTGCAATCTAATATTCAAGCTGTTCTCATATTTGAAATGGGTAGACGTTTTACACTGTGTGAGATTTATTGAAAGGTTTCCATGCTGTAAAGTACTTAATATAGTGGCATTGCACATGATTACAGCAGGCAACTGCTTGCCTGTGGAAAGCTGTCAATTTGCACCTTATTGCTAGTGAAGCTGATAAATGTCAGTTGCTGTGCTGGCTAAATAGTGTTGCTGTAGTGGGTCAGGGGTTGGGCCAATATACAACCTGTTCTGTGTAGCtgataaaaatattgtatttcacaggttattattattatattattattattattattattattattattattattattattgatgtagtttattttaaattaacattcttattatattatatatattttatatcgtatatatgaatatatatatatatatatatatatatatatatatatatatatatattatccaagACGTAATGTTCAGCACGTGTTGTTGCTGTATATACTTACATTTCACTTCCATCCACTTCAATGAAGCAGGACAGTCAGGTATCTTGCTATGAACTGACTGGTCTGCTCATACAGCGACAGGCAGAGGCACTAGATAGAACCTCTGAATGTTTGATTTGACAAAGACAGCTTACTTAAACAAACAGCAAGACAGCACAGCTCTGGAATGTTTAGCTTCTCTTGACACTGCCAGCTCTAAGGATCACAGTCCACACAGAAAAGTAAACAGCACTTTGTATTTCAGTGGTATGAATATTGCATTCATATTGTATTACTTGTAGTGGTATTATAGCCATAAGGTTAAGTAAATGAACTCTGTAGTAACAATAGTTGGATCCAAACTCACAAGGTAGTGTGTTACACAATATGACTAAGGTTAGTTAAAGTTCCACAACAATCTGGTATGGTTCTTACAATATTGGACTCCCAAACTCTGAGGTTTCTGTTCATTACACACAAATGTTCTACATGACTCCCATAAAAGCAtctatatattctttatatatatttatatagtatatatatattatatatatatatatatatatatatatatatatatatatatatatatatattcgttttGGATGCACAAAAACAGGGTTATAGTAAAGGACTAATAGTCGAGAGACCACTGGTTCAAGACACCTTTAATGCACCAGTGACAATTGCTGGACATTTTTCAAATTGCATCTCACTTGGTTGGCCCAATTCCAATGTTATTCATAATTTTTTTCAGGATATAAAAACAGGCttttaaagcttttttcaaactgtaaaatgatATTTAATTGATATGTTAATGTTGCTGAAATGTCCACATCAGGGTCTATTGACTCAAATTTGTGAGAAGAAAAATTCCAAACCACATAGTGCATATTGAAGATGTCCACATCGACCTTGAATTATGTGCCGGTTTTGTAGTTTGAAATCTGTGTTCTCTGTGTATAGCAAACTCTCTGGGGCTGTCTGGCAGCCTTTTGTGCTCGTCAGAATAATGTTGATGTCACCCATTCCAGTTGAACCCACTGCAGCAGACACTGGACAGTAATAATAAGCCTGTTGTTAGGTGACTGCTTGCAATGTGTAATTGAAGTCTGTTCTTGGCTGCAGATTGTGATGACTGAAGAAGGGCAGGTGTCCCGAGTCCCAGACGCACTCACACATTTCAAAGGAAACATCTGCCGTCCTGCTCCCAAGTGAAACCCCAGGGTTTGAATAGAGTTTAAAACATTCCAGAAACTGCTCTCGGCTTTGTATCCACATCTTCATGTTGATGATATAACAATGTGCTCCTTTTAAATGCTATAATAATACTGGGAAAAGAGGTCTGAGTgtaagaaatgaaacaaaaatgcttcTGTTGCTGTTTAGAATATAATAACACAGCTTTAGCTAGTTATCTATACCCcccacattttttgtttttaattatttacaaaaacaatccaaACATGTGCTGATCTTTTTTCTTTTGACCGTACCCCCACCGTTTTAAAGCAGCAGCATTGCTATACACCCCTTTCCCATGTATCacattatattgttttgtgtgtatggCCTTGCCCATTTAAAAGCCaactgttaacacacacacatatatatatatatatatatatatatatatatatatatatatatatatatatatatatatagcatagcaTAGCAATTGAGTATCGTTCCTGAGGAAAGaaagtgagaaagagagagagagagagagagagagagagagagagagagagagagagagagagagagagagagacaccagaAACCACTCAATctggtttgttgcccctttaaaaatgatcCAAGACACAAAACTGAAGGTTTTGAAAGCGGCGACGTgcaatttttaataaacaaacaaaaacaaaacctaactcctgAACTGAACAGGGACGTATTCTAGTAAGCAatacagctaagctgtttaccacacagttaccttttttttaagcacGACTGAGCACACCTTCAGTCAGGCCTTCCACACAACAGCCCCAAAGGCACTGGCTGCTTCCATTaaaaaccctgcacctggctctaatttacaatgatagccaggtgcaggtgatgattaactaataaaacaattaaacaattacatttttggcaGGGAATATTTTATTGCCCTccagctgtctctctctctctctctctctctctctctctctctctctctctctctctctctctctctctctctctctctctatagagacataaaaggaaaaataaacacataactgtacttaaaatgccttaaataaaacagctgatgttttttttgtttcatttcattttgaaaaataaattcagtaaATAACACTTTTGAGTATATCTGTACCAAAAAGTGCTTCCTGccttcgagagagagagagagagagagagagagagagagagagagagagagagagagagagagagagagagagaggaaaggaatACTGCTGTCCatgctgtgtaccaaaatgatcaataagaaaaacaaaaaagaaaaggatattttaggtacttgaAAAAATAGAATACTTGATTACGAATCAATTATCAGGATGTTTCggactataagtccttcatcGGCTGAATATATATAGAGATGTCCTTGACATTTTGGAAAGGTATCCCCACTCCAAAACTGTCTGTGACTCAACTACTGTAAAATTCCATTGGTGGAAcagaataattgacagaacaaAGACAAGGGTACATAAAATGGCGTCTGTTGGCTGGAAGCACTCTTTGGTACAGATATACTCAAAAGTGTTAtttacagaatttatttttcaaaatgaaataaaacaaacaaacaaaaaaaacatcagatgttttatttaaggcattttaaatacaattatgtgtttatttttcatttgataaCTTAAAGGGGTGTTTTCTTAACCTAAATTGCCTGTGTAGTTGTGTGGTCtggtagttaaagaaaagggattGTAACCAGGATGTCCCCCgtctcagcccctgactcactgtgtgtgaccctgagcaaatcacttaacctccttgtcctccgtctttcgggtgagacgttgttgtaagtgacactgcagctgatgcatagttcagacaccctagtctctgtaagtcaccttggataaagagtctgctaaataaacaaataataatcagtGAGATCAGCTGGAAAGAATTGTACAAAGAGATAATAGTAACACAAGGGCTGCTACAGTAAAATAATTCTGTGGAACTGATACCTGAGTGATAGCAGTAGCAATGTGCTCCTGTGTCAGGACCACTGCACAATATTTCTTCCAAATCCTTGGCTGGTCCAGTGTAACATACTACTATTACAATGTTAGTCTTCCATTTTCTGTAGCTGGGGGAATTTGTTTGATGTGGCCTGATATTTGTGCCTGGATTGACAAGGCAGTGCCTGCACTGGTGTTGTCAGGAGGATGCCAGCAGTGATTTAGAATCCCTCAACAGCTTGGGTTCTGAGAGGGAATGATGTGTCGTGTCGAATGCGCAAATTAACATATTAACAGTTAATGTGGAGAACAGAACTGAGACAGGCCGTTGCAGATGTTTCAGGAATCCCTGGCTGTCTGTCAAACAAGAGGAACTTCTGAGTGGGAGAGAGAATGTCAGTCCCTTTAGATTATAGACTATGGCAGTACAAAACTGAttccaaataataatactaataatactaataataatttttctggtattttcatttttatgtacaGAACAGGTAAACACAAGCTTGGAAGATTTAACCCAGCTTGGTTACTAGTTCCTTGGCCTTTGCTTTTTCCAGCTTGGCAACACAGGCTGTGGATTTTGGGCCCATGACTGTTATTGTAGTTGGGCTGGACAGCTTCCTCCAGTTTAGCCAGAGCTCCCTTATCCTCAGAGGTGATCTGTTTGAAGGCAAAGGACGTGCAGGTCTTCTTGTTAAGCAGGTGGCCCAGCCTGGCCTTGCCCTTGACAATGCAGTATGGAATGCCCAtcttacagcacagtgcaggTAGGAACATGTCATGGGCAATGACAACCAGCTGAGCCTTCTTGCTCTCCACCAGAGTGGTGACAGTGTTCACACCTGCTCTGAGGACTGGGGGTCTCTTTGTTGGAGTATCTCCTTTGCCAGCAGCcttgtagtagtagtattagtagtagttgtagtagtattgGTATTGTTGTTatccaatataaaatatatgtaaatacaggACTGTTGAAAAGACACATTGCAGTGGGTAACAGTGGAGAAGCATCTTATACACTGTAGGGAAGCAAAAGTGTactatttatttatcattttgaaCTTTTCATGGCTTTAAATTTCTGCTCCTGCCATCCCTCCATCCAAAGTAAATAATACAAAGTGTGAATTCAGGCTGGTGATTTAagaatatgtgtttatttaccaTT
Protein-coding sequences here:
- the LOC121296678 gene encoding LOW QUALITY PROTEIN: 60S ribosomal protein L7a-like (The sequence of the model RefSeq protein was modified relative to this genomic sequence to represent the inferred CDS: inserted 2 bases in 1 codon); amino-acid sequence: MPAPSLPISSLHSSPAACYPRRHFKRKHHCITGNDVAFNDTVQSDPGLQKAAGKGDTPTKRPPVLRAGVNTVTTLVESKKAQLVVIAHDMFLPALCCKMGIPYCIVKGKARLGHLLNKKTCTSFAFKQITSEDKGALAKLEEAVQPNYNNXVMGPKSTACVAKLEKAKAKELVTKLG